TATCTGTGTGAAGGTGATCAATGATCTCTTTACAAGCCAGTTCTTCCTCTGATACAGGCGTTCCTTTGTAATAAATGCTGGTGCGGTTGATATCCAGGAGCTTTGCCCCGACAGAAGCAGGTAATTCTTTAGTCGTCAAAAGGTTTTGGACTAAACTTACTCTCGTAGTCAGGTCCACAAATTTCTTCAGATTTTTTTTTGAGCCAGTCAACCTGCATGGTTAACTGACCAACCTTTTTGGCATACTCCGACTTCTCTTTGCGTTCTTCTGCAAGCTTATCTTTGAGGTTTTCCTCTCGCTTGTCGTCAAATGCTGCAGAAGCGTTGTTTAGGAATTCTTTCTTCCAGTTACGGAGTAAGTTGGGTTGAATATTATTTTCAGTTGCAAGGGTATTGAGATCTTTCTCTCCCTTAAGTAACTCAATCACAAGGTCTGATTTAAATTTGGCACTAAAGTTTCTTCTTTGTCTGGACATAGCAATGAATCCTTTCTTTCATACTGATTTTAGTATATCAGATTCATTAAAATCTGTCTGGGAAAGTGTCTTAATTTATGAGACCATTATATCACAAAGTTCGAGCTAAAGAAAAGACAGAAATACTATTATCAAAAATGCGATAAATGTAATAAGCCCTCTCTGTTTTGAGGGGGCTTGAAGCAATTCTTAAATTCTCTTTATTTTTTTCATTCTGCTGACATTTTGCTGACGCAAAAACTGGGAAGTCGCTTATTTAGCGGCTTCCCAGCGTTTCTAGGTCACTCAAACTCAATCGTAGCCGGTGGCTTCCCCGTGCAGTCATACAGCACCCGGTTCACTCCCTTGACTTCATTTACAATCCTGTTCGTTGCCTTATTCAAGACAGCCCATGGCAGCTCTGCCGCTTCTGCGGTCATGAAATCGCTGGTCAGCACCGCCCGAAGTGCAATTGCATAGTCATAGGTTCTCTCATCCCCCATAACTCCTACGGAGCGCATATTCGTAAGTGCTGCAAAGTACTGTCCCAAATCCTTATCGCATCCGGCCTTCGCTACTTCTTCCCGGTATATGGCATCAGCCTCCTGTACAATCCGTACCTTTTCAGCCGTAACTTCTCCGATGATTCGTACACCAAGTCCTGGACCCGGGAATGGCTGGCGGCTTACCAGATACTCCGGAATACCGAGCTCACGGCCAGCTTTCCGGACCTCGTCTTTAAAGAGCATTCGTAAAGGTTCAACGATTTCCTTGAAATCCACATAATCAGGCAGCCCGCCCACATTGTGATGAGACTTAATCGTAGCAGATTTTCCAAGACCTGATTCAATTACGTCGGGATAAATCGTTCCCTGAACCAGAAAATCCACCGTTCCGATTTTCTTAGCCTCTTCCTCGAAGACACGGATAAATTCCTCACCGATGATTTTACGCTTCTCCTCCGGCTCAGTCACTCCTTTTAGTTTCGCATAAAAACGGTCCTGTGCGTTAACACGGATGAAGTTCAGATCATAGGTGCCTTCAGGTCCGAATACGGATTCTACCTCGTCCCCTTCGTTCTTTCTCAGAAGACCGTGATCCACGAATACACAGGTCAGCTGTTTTCCGACTGCTTTAGCCAGCATAACCGCTGCAACAGAGGAATCCACCCCTCCTGAAAGCGCACAGAGCACTTTTCCGTCTCCGATTTTTCCGCGGATTTCCTGAATGGTGCTTTCTACAAAAGAATCCATCTTCCAGCTTCCCTGACATGCGCAGACTTTATATACAAAATTAGAAAGCATCTTCATACCTTCCTGTGTGTGCATAACCTCCGGATGGAACTGGACGGAATACAGCTTCTTTTCAGGTAATTCCATGGCTGCAACCGGGCATACCGGAGTGGTTGCTGTGATTTTAAATCCTTCCGGTGCCTTTGAGATATAGTCGGTATGGCTCATCCAGCAGATTGTTTTCTCAGAAACGCCTTCAAAGATGACGGATGTGTTATCTATATCCACTTCTGTCTTGCCGTATTCGCTGACCGGTGCAGTCTCTACCGTGCCGCCCAGCAGGTATGACATCAGCTGGGAGCCGTAGCAGATACCCAGAATCGGAATACCTAATTCAAAAATTTCCGCACCGCATCTTGGAGAATCTTCACCATAGACACTGTTCGGTCCGCCGGTAAATATGATCCCTTTCGGGTTCATTTCCTTTATCTTCTCCAGAGACATTGTATAAGGATGTACTTCGGCATATACATCGCACTCCCTTACACGACGTGCAATCAACTGATTATACTGACCGCCAAAATCCAGAACGATAATCATTTCTCTTTTCACAAGCTTGCCTCCTGTTTGTTATCTTAATGTATAGGCAAAAAATTTTGCCCATATGATACTACGGATTGCTCCGCACTTTGTGGTATCATTATATCTTATATAGTATAGTGGATTCTTGTTTTCTTGACAAGCCTTTTATATTTTCCAGTTCATTAAGTAAAAAATGCCGCCACTGCCACGTCATATTCCGGCAGTCCTTTTGTGCTCCACAGCAGAGTTATTCCGAATAAATCCTTAAGAATACCGGTGAAATCAAATCCAAATCCTGTGATGGAATAGCGCCGCCTTTGAGGGTATCTGCAAGGCTTTCCTTCTTCTCTGGTACAGTGTTCACAGAGAATACATCTGCCTGCGCCAAGTGATTTTCCGGTCGGAATCATTTTTTCCAGTTCCAGCAATGCCAATAGCAGTTTTCTTTTTACCACCTCATAGGATTCCTGTCTGACGTATTCTGCTTCCTCTGCGGACGTCACCTTATTTCTGATTTCATCAGAATAAGCCACTTTCACAGCTATCAGATATGCGCTGGAAAAATGTTCCAGGTAGCAAAGCGCATCGGGCAGTCCTGGCGGACAGGACCAGCGTCTGTCATAATAGGGACAAAGTCTGCAGGACTCCATAAACTGTTCCTGAAAACAGTATTTCTCCATCAGTTCTTCCTTCGAAATGTTCCGTACCTGCACATCGGTTTTATAATCCATAGTATAACCTTCTTTTTCTTAAAAGAGCAAAGCGCCAAAAGCCTGGAGACCTTTGACACTCTTATCTGCAATATATTACTGCCAGTCAGCAGGATAGGTAAAGTACGCATACCTTGTTTTGGATGGTGTTTGAAAATGGATGTGGCTGTTCTTGGGGATATAGATGATTTCTCCCGGTTTTGCACTTAGTACTCTGCCGTCTATTTCAATCTCCAATACTCCTTCAATGACCATATCATACTCATCATACGTCAGCGTCCATTCAAAACTGGTATTATCCAGTTCCATGATTCCGCATCCCATGTGAGGCGCTTCTTCCAAAGTGACCACATCTTTCAGCGCCACTCCTTCTTGTTCGAATGGTTCACACTTTACCGTATCTGTCTGAATCTTCAGGATACCGCTGGGGTCTTTTATCTTTACAAAATCTGCTTTTGGTGAAGAACCCGCAGACTCTGAAAGAACCTGTTTTACGATTTCACGTATTACTTCTTCACTTACGTTCATGGACAGTACTTCCTTTCTTAAATCATTTCTATTCTGATTACTTAATAGCTGACTCTATTTTGGACAACAGCTTCGGAGCCAGTACATTCGCTAAAATCAGAGCGGTGATACCTGCAACCAGCTTACCAACGATAACAGGGAAAATCATTTCTGAATTCACACCGGCGGTAAACCCTAAGTGATCTCCGAAGACAAATGCAGCACTGACTGCAAATGCAACGTTTAACAGCTTTCCTTTTGGATTCATCTTGTCCATGATATTGAACATGGCAATATTATTTGCAAGGGTTGCCACCAGACCGGTAGAACCATTTTCATCCATACCGAGTTTTTTACCGACAGCGTTCAAGGCCTTACCGAATGTCTTTGTAATCCACTTAACCATCGGGAAAGCTCCAATCAACACGATGGCAATCTGCCCGCAGACCAGAAGTCCGGATTCCAGCGGAATCGCACCTTCCGCATCCGGCTCTACCATGATGTTCATCAGCGGGAACTTGATTCCGGTCTGATATTCAAATACT
The window above is part of the Novisyntrophococcus fermenticellae genome. Proteins encoded here:
- a CDS encoding transposase, producing the protein MSRQRRNFSAKFKSDLVIELLKGEKDLNTLATENNIQPNLLRNWKKEFLNNASAAFDDKREENLKDKLAEERKEKSEYAKKVGQLTMQVDWLKKKSEEICGPDYESKFSPKPFDD
- the guaA gene encoding glutamine-hydrolyzing GMP synthase, whose protein sequence is MKREMIIVLDFGGQYNQLIARRVRECDVYAEVHPYTMSLEKIKEMNPKGIIFTGGPNSVYGEDSPRCGAEIFELGIPILGICYGSQLMSYLLGGTVETAPVSEYGKTEVDIDNTSVIFEGVSEKTICWMSHTDYISKAPEGFKITATTPVCPVAAMELPEKKLYSVQFHPEVMHTQEGMKMLSNFVYKVCACQGSWKMDSFVESTIQEIRGKIGDGKVLCALSGGVDSSVAAVMLAKAVGKQLTCVFVDHGLLRKNEGDEVESVFGPEGTYDLNFIRVNAQDRFYAKLKGVTEPEEKRKIIGEEFIRVFEEEAKKIGTVDFLVQGTIYPDVIESGLGKSATIKSHHNVGGLPDYVDFKEIVEPLRMLFKDEVRKAGRELGIPEYLVSRQPFPGPGLGVRIIGEVTAEKVRIVQEADAIYREEVAKAGCDKDLGQYFAALTNMRSVGVMGDERTYDYAIALRAVLTSDFMTAEAAELPWAVLNKATNRIVNEVKGVNRVLYDCTGKPPATIEFE
- a CDS encoding DUF2284 domain-containing protein, giving the protein MDYKTDVQVRNISKEELMEKYCFQEQFMESCRLCPYYDRRWSCPPGLPDALCYLEHFSSAYLIAVKVAYSDEIRNKVTSAEEAEYVRQESYEVVKRKLLLALLELEKMIPTGKSLGAGRCILCEHCTREEGKPCRYPQRRRYSITGFGFDFTGILKDLFGITLLWSTKGLPEYDVAVAAFFT
- a CDS encoding cupin domain-containing protein, with translation MNVSEEVIREIVKQVLSESAGSSPKADFVKIKDPSGILKIQTDTVKCEPFEQEGVALKDVVTLEEAPHMGCGIMELDNTSFEWTLTYDEYDMVIEGVLEIEIDGRVLSAKPGEIIYIPKNSHIHFQTPSKTRYAYFTYPADWQ